GAACTTCCAGGGTCGCATGATCGAGATCGTCAATGAGTGCATGAATGTGTGTGAGATGGGCATGGACCGCGTGCGTTCCCTGCGCATTGAGTGTGGACCGTAAGTTTCAGGCAGTGTGCAtacatttaagtgtttttttttgttttttgttttgcctaaATTGTTGCATTGATGTCTCCTGACTCTGTGTTTCCTGCAGCTTCGTTGGATTTGAGCAGATGAACTTCTGCGGTGAGATGTACATTCTGGAGAAGGGCGAGTATCCCCGCTGGGACTCCTGGAGCAACTGCCAGAGGAATGACTACCTGCTGTCCTTCAGGCCTGTCAGAATGgtacaaaaaggaaacaaaaaaaacttccactgatgtcattttgttttcattaagaTCCAAGAGCTTTAATTTTCTCAATGTTTTCACCCTCAGGACCCCGAGAAGCACAAGATCTGCCTGTATGAGGTGGGAGAGTTCAAGGGCCGCAAGATGGAGATCATGGACGACGACGTTCCCAGCCTGTTCTCCTACGGCTTCACAGACAGAGTGGGCAGCATCATGGTCGGCTGTGGAACGTGAGTACTAAACTACCAAAGAgaagatctggaaaacaaaaatcccagcTTTAATCACCCATCTTCCCTTCCCGCTCCTCTTCCCAGCTGGGTGGGATACCAGTTCCCTGGATACCGTGGCAGCCAGTATCTGCTGGAGAAGGGCGACTACAGGCACTTCAATGAGTATGGCGCCCGCTACCCCCAGTTCCAGTCCGTGAGGCGTATCCGTGACATGCAGTGGCACCCACACGGCTGCTACACCATGGCCAGCAAGTGAGGCTCAgggaaggagagaaagagaaagagcgTTAGTGAGGGAGAGGGGCGGAGGAAAAGGGAGCGGGGGAGAGATGTCTGACGTCTTCATCTCAGTGCCTCTCGAAGGTCTGTGATCTAACGGAGTGAAAGGAGAAGGTCAAGTTTGTCCCCCCGATCAGAGACGAGACCTCTGTGGAACGACCAGCTGGACCAGTATTAAAAACCAGATCCACCCTCCATCCCTCTCTGTCTCtacttctctctttctcccctCTGGGCTGCACTTTGCTTCCCCCTTTTTAAAACTCTCAGTTCAAACCCCCTCCACAGTCCTCTGAGACACCAGAGAGGAAACTCAGTACCTCTTGATGTTTTACACACGATTCTCGGCTCAGGATATGATGCACCATGGGAAACTGAGTCCCCCGGAGCCCCCTCTGCCACTGTCTCCTCTTGCCCCTATGCTTTACAAACCCTCTCTGCTGTACAGAATCTTGGCcaagttttcaataaaaagaaaaactttgatttcAAAGATTTTTGCTGTTGTTACTTATTAAAAAACAGTAGTAATAATAACGAAACCGAACAGACAAAATGAGCAACGTCACAGCTGGGTTATGTTGATGTCAAAGCTTTTACATACATAACCAAGCTTTGTGGTTTGGATGATGCTGTGCAGaatcagattttaaacatttcccaGTCACACAATGTTCAGTAAAAACATCTGTAGTTTATAGAGAAGCAGAGGAAACGGGTTCAAACCCCACTGCTGCCAATCATCTGATATAATGGTGTATAGCCTACTGGAATCACTGGCTTTGGCTGATGACAGGCCTTTGTAATGAAGATTGtgcaaaaatgtcaaacaaataaatccaatgaatgacaaaattacagtaaaagaaTCATGattaaattaggaaaataaatgtagcaTGAATGAATTGTCTCACCCTTTAGATAATTTATGTTTATTGGCAGAAATTCAGTTAACACTAAGcgtatttttaatgaattttttgtaatttcagtcCTAGTTGTCtagtaatagtaataattaTTACACTACTTTTAAAGACGAAGTATTAAATTGTCAGTAAGTTActtatacacatatttttttaaacatgttttgttttgtgaaagtaGTGCTATATTAAATTGACACACTTTTACTTTGGGAGAGTTCATTCTTATGATTGAACACAAATTATTATTCCGTAACATATTTTCTCATCTGCAATAAACTTCCTGTTCAATGAACTGAATGATACATTAAAGGCTTAATGACGCTCAATCCAAAAGcgtctttctttttccttgatGATGATTGACTGAACCACCAAGAGCAGAGATGTCggctgtagatgttagcttctgctgtagTGAAACAGTTTCCGCTGCGCacattaatgcatattaaagtttaaatgagatttatttattaaaataggcatttataaacatttatagACACAGATTTCATCACACTGATATGATGTTGACCCAACTTACGCTGCTACAACAGCTTTGATTTCTCTAGAAAGCCTTTCCACCAGGTTTAGGAATGTGCTTAAGAAAGATTTTCATCATATTTCCATAGCAGCATTTGTGAGGTTAAACACTGATGTTGGGCAGGAAGGCCTACTTGTCATCCCAGATCTAATTCATCCCAAAGGTGTAATCAGTTTGAGGACAGGACTCTGTGCAGGTTACCGTGTCTTTATGGAGCTTGTTTTGTGAACGGTAAATACTCGTGTTGAAACAGGAAGGGGTCTCTACACGCTGTTCCTGAGCTAAACTGAATCCACATTAAGTTTGGAGGTCTGTAGCTGTTTACTCTGCAGAAAGTTGGTGACCTCTGCACACTATCCACCCCAACATCTGCTGACCCCACTGATTTTTATCTGGCTTAACACTTGATGGCTGTGTTGCTGTAATTCCCAACCTGTTATAATACCACAAGAGTTGAGTGCAGAATATTTAGTAGTCATGGCATTTTAGGATTATACTTAGAGCACAGGTGGCGTCCCATCATGGTGCCAATCTGGGATCCACTGAGATCAACCCACTCTTGCACAAATGTTCGTAGAAGCACTTTGTATGCCGAGGTAAAGGACTTTATACACGTTACCAtagaaatgacagaaacacCTCAACTAAATGCTTTAGGTGGTTATGTGAATTCTTATgctaaaatgttgaaaatagctctataaaattacaaatagagtttattattttatttgttttctttttcttcttgtctttcTGTAATGGaccttttataaaaatgcttcagttcCAGTCAACCCAcaacaaaaatgctaaatcaagataatttgaaacaatattttaactCTACAAGGTGTTTTCTCATGTTTCTTCTCCATTTGGTcactataaatataaataaaggtCAGTGTTCTATGTACTGGCTtctctttgtatatttttattcattattaaaatcagcatttttacatttttacaaacattacacTCAAAAACCAACCACTcacatataaaaatatgttaaaaaacaggaaattatacatttttcttttgtaaaactgaTATGTATTGCACTGCTGTTTGTATTCTTTCATTCACCTTCGTTATATATTTTCCTGTATCACtatgtaatataaaaatacatatatttatcacaagaaaaataaagttcactGCAGTACTGTGTTCCCTTTTCCTGCGTCGTCTCTGGGGCAGCTGGGCTGATCAGCGAGACATCATCCGCACAAACTCTGAGAACACAAAACCAGAGAAATGAATGTAAACATGGATGCTGAAATAGTCCTGTCGAAATTCTCTCTTACCCTCAAAGTCCACCTGGCCGTCACCGTTGAGGTCGACGTCCTTTAGGATCTCGCTGATCTCTCTGTTGGTCACTTGTTCGCCCATCAGCTTCTTCATGGCTTCACGCAGCTCCGTCAAGCTGATCTGACCGTCACCGTCGGAGTCAAACTGAGCACAGACAAGAGGACAAATGTGACTGAATATTCTGGGGGAAAGAAGAGTAAAACCTGAAATTCAAAGATCCTGGATTTC
This Xiphophorus hellerii strain 12219 chromosome 23, Xiphophorus_hellerii-4.1, whole genome shotgun sequence DNA region includes the following protein-coding sequences:
- the crybb1l1 gene encoding beta-crystallin B1 is translated as MSTGDKAKTSSQTDGKAVQGKKSEMGMMSYKMYVFDQENFQGRMIEIVNECMNVCEMGMDRVRSLRIECGPFVGFEQMNFCGEMYILEKGEYPRWDSWSNCQRNDYLLSFRPVRMDPEKHKICLYEVGEFKGRKMEIMDDDVPSLFSYGFTDRVGSIMVGCGTWVGYQFPGYRGSQYLLEKGDYRHFNEYGARYPQFQSVRRIRDMQWHPHGCYTMASK